CCTCAATGTCTAAGAGAGCGTCTTTTACATCCAGCGCAATATTTCTCTTCACTAATGTCAGCTTCTCCAATAAAGACCGCTTGGTGTGTATCATCCTATCCACATCATTCTTCGTTTTACCCCATTCAAAGAAGGTCCATTTTGCCATAATTGATATAAGTGCGTTGTGATCATTCATATATTCATTCTCAGTGGCCGGAAAATTCTCACCCTCCCTCTCGAATCTACCAATAAGCATAAGATGTGGATAATATTGACTCTCTACCAGTCTGATTGCATTGTTGGCGTTCTTAACAGCCAATGTCAAAGCCTTTACCTCTGGTCTATTATTCAATCCCTTCTTAATGAAAAGTGCCTGATTAAAAGACTTGGCGCTTGCTGGCTCAGTCACATCTTTTACAGTTATTGCTCCATCTATTGGTCGATTTAAGAAAAAATTCATACCCTCTATTGCCATTCTATAATTCTTTAAGGCTTTTTCCCGCTTTAGCTTGGCATTTGCGAGAGCAACCTTTGTCTTTAAAAGATCATTGGTGGATATTAAACCCTGCTCCAAAAAATTCTCTGCATCAGTATGATGATGTTCCAACAACTTCACTTCATCCTGTGATACCTCATATACACGTTTAGTAATAAGTATTCCAAAGTATGTCTCCTTTACCTTGAGCACAAGGTCTATGACGCTGATCTGCTTCTCAATTTTTCCTATCTTGACACCAAGTTTTGCCATCCTCCTCTTTGTCGAAAGAGCAAATCCCGTAAAGAGGGGTTGAGAGACTGTGACATTCCATTTATAAATATCCTTACCGCTCATAGGCAATTCGCTGTCATGCATTTTAACAATAGGTTGATCCATCAATTGAGTGAATGAGTATGATGCGGAGAATTTAGGCCACATATCTGCCCTTGCTGATTTGTATTCACTTCTTGAAGCCTCGGTCTTCTCTCTTGCTTCCTTTATGAGCGGGCTTCTAAGGATTGCCTCATTTATCGCTTCCTCTAGTGAAAGGATTTCACCCTGCACTTCTTCTGCTCGAACAGGGTTGAATAATGATGAAATCGGGATCAAACCTATTGCGCAAAAAATTAATATCATCTTGTTAATTGTTAACAATCTGCAGCACCCCCTTTATTTGAAATATATTCCAAATCTGTATTTAGGATTTCTCTATCAGAGATAAATCAACATTATTTATCTCTGATTAGATTGTACAGATGGCTACATTCCAATAGCACTAATTATAATTAAATAAAAAAATATGTTTCTGAAATTGATTAGCATAATTGATTTCATCAATCATCAGCATCTTGAACATATATAATAATGAATCATCTCAATTGCGCTACTTCTATTAGAATCTGGAGAAGAAACAAAAATCCCCTTAAACATATGGAATGTCTAAAACAATAACAGACAACAATCGAACCAGCTTAAAAGTATTATTTGGAAGAGCCCTCATATATACTCATTGACTTTTCTATATAATCAGAGATAAGGTAAAGATTAAAATTTATTTAATATCAAATTAAATTAAATTAAATATAATAATCTTATTATTAAGTCGAATTAATTCACATATTTGATGATAATATCTGTCAAGAATCTTTTAATAATTTTTAATAGCCATTATGTAAGCTTTATATGTAATAATAATTACAAATGATTTATTGTCTGAATTATTTAAAAGGGATGTTACAACTAAAAATTACGATGACACCATCACATAAGCAGAAGCATAAAAATCAATAATAGGCAAAACATATACTATTGCTCAAACCTCATCATAGGTAATATAACGTAATCCCCTGTCTACAGAATGATGAATATAAAGAACTACCCCCTTATTTACCGATAAACCTAGGCGTTCTCTTTTCAATAAATGCTGCCATACCCTCCTTTTGATCTTCTGTTGAAAAGATGAGTCCCAGTGATTCAATATCCCTGAAAACACCATCAGGATCAGTAGATCCTTCACCTTCAATTATCGCCTGCTTAGCATATTTCAAGGCTATTGAGCTCCGATTTGCAATATTCCTAGCCAATGCTTTAACCTCATCTATAAAACTATCAGCAGGAATAACCCTATTAACCAAACCAATTTTCTGTGCAGTCTCTGCATCAATAGGGTCCCCAATAAAGACTAATTCCTTTGCCATTCTAATGCCAACAGCCTTAACCAAACGATACATGCCACCGGCTCCAGGAAAAACACCAATTTTTATCTCCGGAACACCAAATTTTGCTTTATCTGATGCTATTATAAAATCACAGGCTAATGCTAATTCACATCCCCCCCCCACGGCCATACCATTTACCGCCGCAATCACTGGCTTTGGCAACTTACCAAGGGCCTCGAATGAATCGAAAAGGTTTCTCACCCAATCCCGAGCACCCACAGGTGTAGCGTCCTTAAGTTCCTTTATATCAGCGCCAGCAGCAAATGCCCTCCCTCCACCAGTGACAATAATGACTCTCACCTCATCATCAATCCTAAGATTATTAGCAGCCTTCCGAATATCATCCGCAACAGCAGAACTAAGGGCATTTAATGATTCAGGCCTATTAAGGGTCACAGTGGCTAATCCATCATCATCTTTAGTTACAATAATGTTATCATATTCCATAATCACCTCATTTAATATTTTCTCATCACCTCAGGGTATCTCCAAGGTCTCATCAAATTACATTGATGCATTGTGATACACCTCTATCTATTTTTTCAACTCATTTAATATAATAATACACTTATACAATCAGCTTGACAAGAAACGACTTATTCCTCATTAACAGCTTTGCCATACTATTCAGTTTACAAAATATTTGACTCTTGGTATCTCAACACTTATGATGATACGATTGTAGAATCAAAATTCCCAGATATAGCCAACTCATACAATACTTATCATCCAAAAGAATAATAAGATATATCGAAAGCCATTACTAAAGAGGAGCACATCGAGGTTGAAGACCATTGAAGACATTAAAGCAATCTTATTCGATGAAAGTGAATCTGAATGCAGAATAGTAAAGAGATTTACTTCCATCTTAGAGGATAAAATCTTTATTCAATATAAAGATGAAAATAACCTAATCCATCATCTTAACTCTCTACAAAGGGGGGGATACAGCCCCAAAGAGGTTATAATACTGAAAAAATATCAGGGTCGATCTTTTCAACTTTGCCCCGGTTCACAGAATATGATCTGCTGCAACTATAGGATTATAAATACCTCCTTCAATTGCATATATAACTGTACATACTGTTATCTAAATTCCTATCTAAATTCATTTGGAATTATGCAGCTTACGAATATTGAAGGTGTTTACAGGGAAATTAATGATTTTCTTAAAAAAACTCATACTGATCGGATATATAGGATAGGAACCGGTGAGTTTACAGATTCTCTTATGATTGATGAAACGACAGGTATTGGCAGAGATTTGATTGAGAGGATGAGTCCATTCAAGAACGTAATGTTTGAATTAAAGACTAAATCGAATAATATCGATCATCTCCTGAATATCAAGGAAAGGGGAAATGCGGTGCTGGCATGGAGCCTCAACACAGAAAGAAATATTTTACGGTATGAGAAGTATACAGCTCCACTTTTGGAAAGAATTGAAGCCGCAAAGAAGGCAGATGAGGCTGATTTTTACTTAGCTTTTCACTTTGATCCGATAATAATCTACAATGGTTGGGAGGATGATTATAAAAATACTATTGATCTACTCTTTAAAAGCATCGATCCTGAGAAGGTGGTATGGATTTCGTTGGGGTGCTTCAGGTACAGCCCAGGTTTTAAAGATATACTGAGGGGAAAATTCCCGAATGAAGATTTGACTATAGAAGAGATGTTTCCCGGTCTTGATGGAAAATTCAGGTATCTCAAAAAAAAGAGGATTGAAATTTACAGAAAGATGAAGGAATATATAAATCATCATACAGATAAACCCTTTTTATATCTCTGCATGGAAAATAGCGAGATATGGAACTCAATTTTCAATAAATACTATTCCTCATCTGAAGAGCTGGAAAGGGACTTCAATGAACATCTAAAAATCAATTTTCTATCATCTCAATAATTAAGGGAATTATAAAGATATTATATGGAATTGTATTTATAGTAACTAATTACTACTATAATTCAGCATGACATATTTTTTACTTGATCATTTATTGTTTTTTTTATATTTTATAACCATAATATTAAATTTTAATTAAAGAATTGACATATTTTACCGAATATTATAATAGATTAACAGAGGTATGGGAAAAATGGTTATAGATAAAATTGGAAATATCAACAATACTATTGATTCTAAGAATACAAAATCCATTTCGAAAGGAACAGAGACCAAAAAGAGTGACTCAATTGAGATCTCATCAGAAGGTAAAAAGGCTGCAGAGATTGCAAAATATACAAGCATTGTAAGAGAGACACCTGACATCAGAAGAGACAAAGTGAATGAGATCAAGGAGCAGATAAAAGAGGGCAAATACGATAAATTCAACGATAACAAGGTTCTTGAAATGGTTGCTGATAAAATAGCTAAAAATCTATTGAGAAATAGTTAAGAATAAATACCACATCTTCTTTGAATACACAAAGCGGAAATCCAGTTATCCGCTTTTTTTATATCTACAGATTGAGGAAAAAATTGAAAGGTGGAATTTTTCCAGATTTTCATATACCAACAGAAATATATATAAAAAAAAACATAATCGCTGATATTGGAAAGTTAATCAATAATTATGGATCAAAGGTTGTATTAGTCACAACAACGACCGATTTTGCAAAATTTTCAGATACAATAGAATCGATCTCAAAAAATATCTCCAATCATGATTGTGGATGTATAATATATGATGAAATCCCAGATAAACCTGATACAGAATATGTCGACTCTGCAGTTCACTTTATTAAAAAGACCAATTGTGATACTCTTATAGGTTTTGGAGGTATAGAATCCATAAATGTAGCCAAGGCAGCTTCACTACTCACAAACAATCATTTATTCTGTGAGGACCTTTTTAACTATCCCAAAGTAATTCCCCCTATTTCACTTATAACCATTCCAACACATCCAATTTTTGGTTTTGAAATTTTACCCATGCTTTATATAAGTGAAATTCGTGAGATGAAAAAGAAGTGCTATTCTGACAAATATCTTTTTCCAAAGGCTACTATTATTGATTCACAAATTGCCACAGCCACAGATGATGAAACAACCGCAAATAGCGCAATAAGCGTATTAGCCCTATCTACTGAATCAGTCATTTCAAAAAAGACTAATGAATTGATAAATACATATGCACTGAAATCGATGGATCTTGTATTTAAAAATCTTCTAAATGCCTATAGAGAACCACAAGATCCAGTCCACCGGAAGCAACTTGCCATTGCATCTATAATGTCTGGAATCGCTTTTGGAGTTACCGAACTCTCAGTTACCCTTGCTATCTCTCTTGCATTATCATCTATAGTGGATATTTCAGTTGACAAAGCAATGGGCTTAATTCTCCCACATGTAATGGAATACAACCTCACCACTTCATCCGGTAAGTATGTGCAGATGTCCAAGATTATGGATGAAAATATTAAAGATATTACAGTTATTGAAGCCGCAATAAAAGCTGTTGAGGGAGTAAGGAAACTTGAGATTGATGTCGATATTCCTCAGAGATTATCACAATTTGATATCCCTAAATCCGAGATGGCTAGAGTAGCAGAGATAGCCTTTTCTTACCCCTTTATTGAAAATGCTCCAAGACCATTAAGCAGGGACGAAATTGAGACAATACTAATTGCAGCCTATTAAACTATGTCAAGAGATACAATAATAGAAATCCTTAATAGATTTAAAAATGGAAAGATCTCTGATGATGAGGTATTAGATTATATTGAAAAACTCCCCTATGAAGATATATCCTTTGCTAGAATTGATCACCATAGGGCGCTTCGATGGGGATTCCCTGAGGTTATTTACTGTCCGGGTAAAACTCCCCAACAGGTCAGAGAAATCGCTAAAAAAATTACTGATAGAGGTTATAACCTTCTTGCCACTAGAGCTTCTCAAATAGTATTTGATGCTGTTAAGGAAAGCCTGCCTGAGGCTCAGTATAATAAAACCGGCAAAACCATCACTTATATAAAAAATGATATAAAAAAAATTGAGGGAAGAGTAACAATTGTAACAGCCGGTACATCAGACATCCCGATTGGGAATGAAACACTTGAGACAGGGAATATACTGGGATTAGATACGTCTATCATTATCGATATAGGGGTTGCAGGTATTCACAGGGTTATGGATCATAAGGATGAACTTGATTCATCCTCCGTGATCATCGTTATAGCCGGTATGGAAGGAGCATTAGCATCAGTTATAGCCGGTATGGTAAGTTCTCCTGTTATTGCTGTTCCCACCTCCACGGGTTATGGGGCAGCCTTCAATGGGCTGACACCCCTCCTTGGCATGTTGACCTCCTGTGTACCGGGTGTCGCTGTTATGAACATCGATAATGGATTCGGAGCTGCGTTTCTTGCCTTCAGGATTCTAAATACCCTTAATAAACTAGAGACATCCAGATGAGTAATTGCATTATTTTTGATATACATCAAGGGGCTTCTGGCGATATGCTGCTTGGATCGATGTTAGCCCTGGGATTGGATATTAATAAATTAAAGAATGAATTGAATAAACTAACCCTTCCAAAGTGGGATATCTTCTCGAAAATAACTGTCAAAAAGGGCTTAAAAGGCACCCTCATTAAAATATCATACCAGGATGATCAACAAGTTCGATATCTCAGCGACATTGCAGATATTATCCAGAAAAATAATCTCTCTGAAAAAATCAAAAATAATGCACTTGCAGTATTTCAAAAATTAGCAAGCGCAGAGGCATCAGTTCATGGCACTAGTGTGGATCAAATTCATTTTCATGAGATAGGAGCAATAGACAGCATTATAGACATAACCGCCTTTTGTATCTCTTTAGATATCCTGAAAATTGACAGTTTTTATTTCAATGAATTTCACTTTGGTTCTGGCAGTATTCAGTCAAGTCATGGAGAACTCCCAATTCCTGTGCCAGCAGTCCTTGAGTTAACCAAGGGATTCAAATCAAGATTGACTGAAAGAAGAGGGGAGATTGTCACGCCGACTGCAGCAGCGCTACTCACATCCCTTGGCACACAGATAAATGAATTCCTTGACTTTGTCCTCCTGAAAAGCGGTATAGGTTTTGGGACAAGGGATTACCCCGTCAACAGTTTAACTAGATCCTTATTGATCAATATTGAAGATAGCGATATTGAAGATATCTTTCAGATAGAGTGCAATATAGATGACTTGAACCCTCAGGCTTATCCATATGTCATTGATAAAATAATAGCCCAGGGTGCGCTTGATGCCTATTTTACTCAAATATTCATGAAAAAAGGCAGACCTGGTATCCTCCTTACAATCATTTCAAAAAATGAGACCCTGGATTCACTAAAAGAAACAATATATAGAGAAACAACAACATTAGGAATGAGAATTCAGAGGATTAGCCGAGAAAGGCTCGAGAGAAGTATTGATACAATCCATCTTGATAACAACCTTATAAGAATAAAAAAGGGATACTATAAAGACAAGGTGGTCAATATTCAACCCGAGTATGAGGACTGCAGGAAAGCGGCAGAAAAAAATGATATACCTCTCAGGGATATAATGGATAAAGCTATTTTTGAATACTGCCGAAAGCATGTAATTGATTGAGTATTGCCAATGAGAGTAATATGGATTTACATAGATTCAATCTCCTGAGAAGAAAAAATCTGATCAATGTCGAGTATTACGACAAAGGTATCTTCGACCTTGGCTATTCCCGTAATATACCTTCCTGATATTCCCTTTATTACTGGAGGTGGCGGTTCAATATCACTTTCATCAACCCTAACTACATGACTTACGGAATCTATTGCCAGGCCTAGATCTTTTCCCATAATGTTGACCACAATTGCCCTTTTACTCTCTGTATTTCTATTAGACTCGATGCCAAACCTTTTACTCAAGTCCACTACAGGTATGACCTTGCCTCTAAGATCAATAACACCCCTAATATAATCAGCCGATTTTGGTAAGGTTGTTATCTTTGGAGTCTTTAATATCTCCTGAACCTTTAATATTTCAATGCCATATTCCTCATTCTCAACTTGAAAACATACAATTTGAATTGAGTTATTAGCTCGACCCTTCTTATCCGCCATAATTACACCATCTGGATAAAATTATACTCTCAATTATTTCACGTCTTAAAAAAATACTATACTATATACTAGTGCTAATAATTTTAGCATAACTAACAGGAGATGAAAACTCTTTTTTAACAATACAAATATTTTTATTATTAATAGCTTAATAATATTAAGCCCCCTCACCAGTATTATGGGCGAGGGGGCTTAATATTTGCAAAAAGTGTTAATTGGAAATTATCTATAATATATAGTGATGTTTATTAAGTAATTCATTATAGGAGTATTCTCATCTTTGAAGTATCTGAACAGGAATTAGGTAAAATCCTCTGAAACTAAATTACAATTGTCACAGTGGTGGGTTTTACTCAAAGGGAATAATATCCATAGATATAAGAGGCTATCCCAAAAATAACAAAAAAAACCATCTTCATAAAGAAGGGTAACCTTTTCCTGTAAAATATATCAACAAATCCCATAATTATGCCAATTACCGCAGATAACATACCAACAGCAATAATATTTCGATTATACATATAGAGAGATACACACAGGAAAATGCCAATAGTAAAATCTAATAAATCAATTAACCCCAATCTTCTTTCTACTTTACTTACTTCACTAATTGTATTAACATAACGAGAAGCCTCTTCAGGTCTAAAATATTTTCTTCTTGTCCGTTCTAACTCCTTTTTTCTCTCAATCTCTCTTCTTGTTATATCCCATTCATTATTGTAGAACTCATTAGTGCTACCCGCTATGCCATAATTATTGTTGATTAGCTTAAGCACCTCACCATTGGGAATGGTTGAAAACACCTTTGCCCTCTTGCTGAACTTATCATACAGCTTCACAACCCTTCCAGTTGTAGCATTCCTCTCTACTACAACTTTACCATTAGCGATCACAGCATAATATGGATTTCCACCTTCATCGGAATCCTCAATATATAGCCGAACCCTCTTCTCCTTCATATTATAATCAACTCTGATATAATCACTATCCTCAGTAGTAACATATAGAGTCCTATGATATCCGCTGATTTCCGAAGGCCGTCTCTTCCAGAAGATTTCTCTCGTGTCTATGCTTCTCTTTAATCTATATACTCTCATTCTCCATATTCCCAACCATAAATAAGTCTAAGGGGATATATAATTACATTGGAATAGAGTAACCTACTTGTATAAGTATAATGCTGATTATTTTTTCTTATGACGATTCAGTCTTCTCTTTTTTCTTCTCTTATGCTTAGCTATCTTCTTTCTCTTTCTTTTCCTACCGCAAGGCACATTAAACTCCTAATTATAGATATATATACTGTTATTACCGAAGATTATCAATCTCTCGTTCAGTTCTATTTGTGTTTGAATCTTCATCGAAACCTAAACCAAAGGGCATACCAGTATCAGCTGAAGATATTATCAATTTTACATTCTTTGCCATCTTGTCAATATAAATATACTTTAAAAGATCAGGATTCCTCTCTATCATCTTGGATATTTTATTCAATTCATCATAATACTTGTTTTTAAACAACTTTTCCTTTTGCAATTTATTACTCAACTTCAACAATTCCTTCTCATTATCCTCTTCAATCCTTCTCAATTCATTGTAAAAACGAAGGCCATTATAATACGTTTTAGAATTAGGAAGTTCAAAGCCGCC
The sequence above is a segment of the Spirochaetota bacterium genome. Coding sequences within it:
- the larB gene encoding nickel pincer cofactor biosynthesis protein LarB, yielding MSRDTIIEILNRFKNGKISDDEVLDYIEKLPYEDISFARIDHHRALRWGFPEVIYCPGKTPQQVREIAKKITDRGYNLLATRASQIVFDAVKESLPEAQYNKTGKTITYIKNDIKKIEGRVTIVTAGTSDIPIGNETLETGNILGLDTSIIIDIGVAGIHRVMDHKDELDSSSVIIVIAGMEGALASVIAGMVSSPVIAVPTSTGYGAAFNGLTPLLGMLTSCVPGVAVMNIDNGFGAAFLAFRILNTLNKLETSR
- a CDS encoding chemotaxis protein CheW, which encodes MADKKGRANNSIQIVCFQVENEEYGIEILKVQEILKTPKITTLPKSADYIRGVIDLRGKVIPVVDLSKRFGIESNRNTESKRAIVVNIMGKDLGLAIDSVSHVVRVDESDIEPPPPVIKGISGRYITGIAKVEDTFVVILDIDQIFSSQEIESM
- a CDS encoding DNA photolyase translates to MKTIEDIKAILFDESESECRIVKRFTSILEDKIFIQYKDENNLIHHLNSLQRGGYSPKEVIILKKYQGRSFQLCPGSQNMICCNYRIINTSFNCIYNCTYCYLNSYLNSFGIMQLTNIEGVYREINDFLKKTHTDRIYRIGTGEFTDSLMIDETTGIGRDLIERMSPFKNVMFELKTKSNNIDHLLNIKERGNAVLAWSLNTERNILRYEKYTAPLLERIEAAKKADEADFYLAFHFDPIIIYNGWEDDYKNTIDLLFKSIDPEKVVWISLGCFRYSPGFKDILRGKFPNEDLTIEEMFPGLDGKFRYLKKKRIEIYRKMKEYINHHTDKPFLYLCMENSEIWNSIFNKYYSSSEELERDFNEHLKINFLSSQ
- a CDS encoding enoyl-CoA hydratase-related protein yields the protein MEYDNIIVTKDDDGLATVTLNRPESLNALSSAVADDIRKAANNLRIDDEVRVIIVTGGGRAFAAGADIKELKDATPVGARDWVRNLFDSFEALGKLPKPVIAAVNGMAVGGGCELALACDFIIASDKAKFGVPEIKIGVFPGAGGMYRLVKAVGIRMAKELVFIGDPIDAETAQKIGLVNRVIPADSFIDEVKALARNIANRSSIALKYAKQAIIEGEGSTDPDGVFRDIESLGLIFSTEDQKEGMAAFIEKRTPRFIGK
- a CDS encoding flagellar biosynthesis anti-sigma factor FlgM — translated: MVIDKIGNINNTIDSKNTKSISKGTETKKSDSIEISSEGKKAAEIAKYTSIVRETPDIRRDKVNEIKEQIKEGKYDKFNDNKVLEMVADKIAKNLLRNS
- a CDS encoding iron-containing alcohol dehydrogenase, with the translated sequence MKGGIFPDFHIPTEIYIKKNIIADIGKLINNYGSKVVLVTTTTDFAKFSDTIESISKNISNHDCGCIIYDEIPDKPDTEYVDSAVHFIKKTNCDTLIGFGGIESINVAKAASLLTNNHLFCEDLFNYPKVIPPISLITIPTHPIFGFEILPMLYISEIREMKKKCYSDKYLFPKATIIDSQIATATDDETTANSAISVLALSTESVISKKTNELINTYALKSMDLVFKNLLNAYREPQDPVHRKQLAIASIMSGIAFGVTELSVTLAISLALSSIVDISVDKAMGLILPHVMEYNLTTSSGKYVQMSKIMDENIKDITVIEAAIKAVEGVRKLEIDVDIPQRLSQFDIPKSEMARVAEIAFSYPFIENAPRPLSRDEIETILIAAY
- a CDS encoding TolC family protein, with protein sequence MLTINKMILIFCAIGLIPISSLFNPVRAEEVQGEILSLEEAINEAILRSPLIKEAREKTEASRSEYKSARADMWPKFSASYSFTQLMDQPIVKMHDSELPMSGKDIYKWNVTVSQPLFTGFALSTKRRMAKLGVKIGKIEKQISVIDLVLKVKETYFGILITKRVYEVSQDEVKLLEHHHTDAENFLEQGLISTNDLLKTKVALANAKLKREKALKNYRMAIEGMNFFLNRPIDGAITVKDVTEPASAKSFNQALFIKKGLNNRPEVKALTLAVKNANNAIRLVESQYYPHLMLIGRFEREGENFPATENEYMNDHNALISIMAKWTFFEWGKTKNDVDRMIHTKRSLLEKLTLVKRNIALDVKDALLDIEVSKKNIDTSREGLEQAKENYRITDVQYKQQMTTSTEVLDATTFLSGAKISYYSSLYGYRIALARLDRAIGEIGVKAINEQ
- the larC gene encoding nickel pincer cofactor biosynthesis protein LarC, producing the protein MSNCIIFDIHQGASGDMLLGSMLALGLDINKLKNELNKLTLPKWDIFSKITVKKGLKGTLIKISYQDDQQVRYLSDIADIIQKNNLSEKIKNNALAVFQKLASAEASVHGTSVDQIHFHEIGAIDSIIDITAFCISLDILKIDSFYFNEFHFGSGSIQSSHGELPIPVPAVLELTKGFKSRLTERRGEIVTPTAAALLTSLGTQINEFLDFVLLKSGIGFGTRDYPVNSLTRSLLINIEDSDIEDIFQIECNIDDLNPQAYPYVIDKIIAQGALDAYFTQIFMKKGRPGILLTIISKNETLDSLKETIYRETTTLGMRIQRISRERLERSIDTIHLDNNLIRIKKGYYKDKVVNIQPEYEDCRKAAEKNDIPLRDIMDKAIFEYCRKHVID